Part of the bacterium genome is shown below.
GCGGGGAGGTTTTTTTATGGAACAAGACACGTCGCTGGCGGTCGTCACGCTGATCGTCAAGGACCGCAAGGCCGGCGCCGCCCAAGTGAACGAAGAGCTGTCCCGAGCGGGCGACGTCGTCGTGGCCCGCATGGGCTTGGCCTACGGCGAACGGAACATCCACATCAT
Proteins encoded:
- a CDS encoding iron-only hydrogenase system regulator → MEQDTSLAVVTLIVKDRKAGAAQVNEELSRAGDVVVARMGLAYGERNIHIITLIVDATNDQIGALTGRLGQIPGVTVKAATAKL